The stretch of DNA GGGtgataatgagacgagacagctcacGAACAACTCGAGATTGGCTCGGTCAAAGATCGGCTCGTGCGAGCTCGACTTGGGCTCGGGATCGGCTctagagcttaacgagtcaagcccaGCATACGCTGGCTCAACTCGAAAAGCTCTTGAtcggctcgaacttgtgtgattaaATAATATATTGCTCATATGTTATAAAAATATTCTATcatgattatatatttgtatcacaCATACAAAATATCTCActgatttgccaaatatttttacGTATAATCTTCGAGCCTTCTTATTGAAAATATCGGACTCGAGCTCGCATTAAAGCTAGCAAGCTTGATAACGAGCACATAACTCAGATAAGCTCGATATCGGGTCAAGCTCGAGTTTTagttcttgagcacaagccgagcaaggccaaactcgggctcggctcggctcgttaacacccctGGGCTTGGCGAAGAAAATATTTGATCCTTCGAAATGCGGGATCAAAACCCTTGAGGGATCGCGCATTCAAACCTCCTACGTGACGTGAATATGAGTTTACCTAATTATGGTAATACTCTTAGTAATCTTATTATATGTGGTGACTAAGAGATATATAGGAAATTGGAGATCAGAAAGGTTGGagtatttttgttaaatttgccATATCTTAATagaataaatatattaattaacttcACAATTCACATGAACAAACCCTAATTCTACAATTCACTTCACTGTCATTCTTTACAATTTACAATTAAATCTGAGAAAATGGGAAACATACACCCGCATACTTCTAAGAAGGAACAACTGATTGAGCAACTAAGTTACCTCTCTGACGATTTGATATTCAAGAAATTCTTACTAGATTACCCGTCAAATCAATTCTTCGATttaagtcaatttcgaaacaatGGTATTCTACTCTTTCTTCTTCCAATTTTGTCAATGTTCACCTTATTAAATCCCCCTTTTCTCACCCTTCACTCCACACACCTTGTTTATTATGGATCTTATGAATTTTTACGTTTTTTCTTACGATGATGATCAACTTTCTGGCAATCTTGAAGATAATTTGGTTAAACTCGACCCGAGGTTTTCGGTTGAAAACGATGATCGTCTTCAACTTACAGGATCCTGCAATGGGTTGGTTTGCTTAACCTCACTTACTtgtaattactttattttatggAATCCGGCTACCCGTAAGTTTCACAAGTATGCTTCAGATGAGTATTTAAAGCGTTTTAATAAAGCCACTACCTATTTCACAACTTCTGGATTTGGGTATGTATCATCTGTTGACGACTACAAATTTATTGGAATTTTGACAATACGTCAAGGGAACGTACAAACTACCATTGGTTGTATCTTCTCTTTGAGGGAAAATAGGTGGAGAAATATTGACTTAGGTCATAACCCTTATTTTCTTTTTGGACAAGGAGTGCTTGTTACTGAAAAACTATATTGGCGTGCATATAGTAACCAAGCTGGTGGTTTACTAATTATTTTTGATTTAGCGGTTGAGAGGTTTGACATGATTAAGGTCAAACGGAATATGTCGGACTTCTTAGGAGTTATGGGAGGGTGTTTGGGCGAGTGCAAGTATAACAAAGGCGACAAGTTAATACATATATTGGAACCTCCTGCAGTGGTGAAATCTATAGGTATACCAAATGGGTTGACATttgaaatattctctcaaatAATCGGATTTACGAAGACTGACAAGTATTTTGTGACTTTGCCATTCAATTACAAGGGAACGATAATATTCCCAAGTAGAATTTTGGGGATAGTTGACACGCGTGCTAGACCTATGCAATACAGAATACTTTCAAGGTTTAATGAGTACATTGAGATTGCAAGATATGTTCCAAGCCTAGTTATGCCATTTCAAATAGAGGAGCCGTCGGAAGATAGATGCAATAATTATTTCCTAGCTCCTTGACCGGGTTTACATTCGGTTTTATACTAAGGTTTTATCTTATCATCTACTTGCGCGAGGTCTCTTGTAAGATTGTTTAACCAAGATTTATCACCAGACTAAACATAGTATGCATCCGCTATGAATGACTGACTAAAATGTGTTCCAAGCTTAGTTTCGCCATTATTTACACCCAAGTCAAGAAAACTATTTACCTAATTTGAGATTAATCAGACTCGTTTCGTAATGAACCCAAAATAGCACAAACCGATTGGAATCGAACAAGAATAAGAAACTAAAGTCAAACTGAATAATACCAATCTACTTAATTTAATCCGATCTAAAGAAATCTCCCTTTTCTCACCCCTCTGCTCGTGTTAACACCTTGTTGATGAAAAATTGCATTGGGTTGCTTTTAGCATGTCACAATTGCAAGATCCTTTTGTAATTGTTAGGTTTGATTTGAAGGACGAGCGATTTGACATAATTCAGTTGAACACGTACCGCCGCAATTCCTTATTAGGAGTCATAGGAGGGTGTTTGAGCAGGTTGTACCCTATTTGGACAAAGAGAGAAGTGGTAATGgagatattagaattaaataAGCAAGAGAAGTGTATTTTTCTACCAAAGGGGTTGTTTATAGACGCGTTCTCTCAAATGATCGGGTTTACGAGGACTAGCAACATCTTTGTGACAGTACCATTCCGGGTTTACAACGACTGCCCCCCATCAAGGGATTTCCGGAGAACATTGTGTGTAGTTGACAGAAGTACAAAACCCATGCAACACTCGATACTCATGACGTTCAATGGGAGGGTTGATATCGCAAAATATGTTCCAAGCCTTGCTTCGCCTTTTCCAGTTGAGGATTTATCCGAGGCATAGAGATGGTCCATTGTGTTCAGGAGTACGGAGTACTCTTCGTTTGTtcactttgattaaaatactcccaaagaataaaaaaggtaaacaaatgattggaataAAACGAGTGTCTTTTAGTATTGGGGGTGCCCTTACTGATAACACCTAAGGTAAAATGTGAGTCTGTCACCACTTGTGTAAATCAAATACGTCCTATTGTTCTATGCCGGAAATTTGCACTCGAATGTCCGTATTTTCTGGTGAGAGCTGAGCTTTTGATTGTCTTAAATGGATTTCATCCCCTGAACTTTGGTCGAAATGTTATGTGAGCTTTATTCGTCTATATTAGCTTTATTCCGGCCCCTAAAACTTATACTCCTCCAACCCAATCAAATCCAATGCATCCATTTATCTATTGGAAGTCAAACATTGAAGACTTTGACTGTTAATTCATTAAAAAAATACGGAGTATCAATCTAACATACGGAACGGAGTATTTAGCTTTGTTatgaaaatatctttcataaaataatgagtaaattagattttactcccttttaaaacacgttttgctaaaattactcccttttaaaacgatttgctaaaattactcccatATCTTTACCTCAGGCAAGAAATTGCTCCCAAAAGCCAACTCAGGCCTAATATTCCGTCTTTTTTTGAATTTATGACCAGTTTGCCCTTGAAATCCCTTCACCATGTTATATTCCTTTCTCATCCTCACATCACCCACTACGCCACTCATCGTCACCCGCCGAAAGGCTTGCTGTCACCCACCACGCACGCCGCTCATCATCACCCACCGAAAGGCTTGCTGTCAGTCTGTCACCCACCACGCACGCCGCTCAGCGTCACCCACCATCGTTGTCTAGTTAATGAACTGCAGCGATTTCCCACTCTCAGGAAACGAATGGATGATGTTATTAATAGCGATTCGAAATGGAATGAgttacaaaatcaaaattttcTCAGTCAAATTTGGGGACATTGTTGATGGGTTTTGCCCAAAAGATCGTCTCTTAGTGCTATAAAGATTGCTTTCGAGTTTGAAAATTCAATGAAGGTATGATTGTAGCGGCCTTATCAAAAGTCAATAGAATGAGTGAGGAAGGAGGGAGGGTGATCGGAAAAGAGGTGGCGGTTGGATTGTCCGGGGCACGAGGTGGATGACGGGCATGGCGGCACAACAACCACGGAGGCGAAATCGATACATAAAGTTGAAGGGATTTCAGGGGCAAATTGGTCATGAAAATAGAAAAAAGgcggaaaaattcaaaaaaagacGAAATATTTGGCGCGAGTTGGGTTTTGGGAGCAATTTCTTGCCTGAGGTGAAGTTatgggagtaattttagcaaattgttttaaaagggagtaattttagcaaaacgtgtttcaaaagggagtaaaatctaatttaCTCTAAAATAATAGTAGTTTTTTGTGAAAAATGTTATGTAGGAAGATGAAAAGTACAGTTAAAAGTGTCAGGCTCGAAAACCACCGAAAAGTAAATGATTGCATTGGATTGAATCGGAGGAATTATAGTTTAAGATGTTGAATATGTGACTAAAATATTTTTTGTTGTTGATCAGGAGTATCCCTACCGATTgatggggcaatctccttcgagATACTGAagacaatttaatgggttgatcCCTCTCACCACTTGTTTAAAAAATGAAAgtccttaccactcacaccagccaactttggtagaTATGTGACTAAAATATGTTAACGATGTATTGATAATGTTTCCCAGTATAAACTTGTGAACGATATATTGCTTATGTTTTCCGTTATAAAAATATTTGCTTATACCAATTACCAAACAAGACCTGTGAGAAGAAAGTATCTAACATGTTGGAAAAAAGATGTCTTTACGTGACCTTCGATTTGGAAAAAAGATATCACCGCTTTaagaccctgttcttttggactgaaattgtctgaactgaactgaacttaaattacttaatagagctgaactgaacttaagagaactgaactgaactgaactgaaataaaataaaaataaaaataaaaataaaaagataataataataattattattacccCCTCTGTTTTTTTTAATTGTCGCTCTCACTTTTCGAGACAttcacttctctcttcaatatctctcaaaatatatgACTAAATATGTTGAAATGTATACTCATATTAAAGCTCTATTCGTAAGGAATTTTATggtgtaatttttataattttccgATCAAGATTTTTGTATAAATTGAATTCAAAGGCTCACCTTGTAAGTTAAAAACGTCAATTATTTTAGAACGGAGGaagtattattataataataataataccaataataataataaatgttataataatattattcattattattattattattattattaataaaatatcaatataatataataataatcaaataagtaacataaaaaataaaatagaaatataata from Silene latifolia isolate original U9 population chromosome 10, ASM4854445v1, whole genome shotgun sequence encodes:
- the LOC141608603 gene encoding F-box/kelch-repeat protein At3g23880-like, with amino-acid sequence MDLMNFYVFSYDDDQLSGNLEDNLVKLDPRFSVENDDRLQLTGSCNGLVCLTSLTCNYFILWNPATRKFHKYASDEYLKRFNKATTYFTTSGFGYVSSVDDYKFIGILTIRQGNVQTTIGCIFSLRENRWRNIDLGHNPYFLFGQGVLVTEKLYWRAYSNQAGGLLIIFDLAVERFDMIKVKRNMSDFLGVMGGCLGECKYNKGDKLIHILEPPAVVKSIGIPNGLTFEIFSQIIGFTKTDKYFVTLPFNYKGTIIFPSRILGIVDTRARPMQYRILSRFNEYIEIARYVPSLVMPFQIEEPSEDRCNNYFLAP